The genomic DNA CACCCGCCGGTCTTCCCTGACATGTTCGGTCGTAACCTCTTCCAACGATACCGTGGCATATTCTTGATTCACGCGCGCGACCCGCGCGTCCTGAAATGCGCGCGACCCGCACAAGGGAACAACAATGAGCGCGAAGGCACATCCGGCGAAGGTCGCGAGCCGCAGGGCATGCGCCCGCCACGCCGGCCGCGCGGTCTCGAGGATAGACCGAAGAGTCCCCTGCGTTTGCTCCTCGCGAAGCGCTCGCAAGCCGTCCCAACCGCGGTTTACGGCATACCCGGCCAGCCAGAACGGGATGAAGAAGAGATGAAAGCAGTGCCGCAGCTGGAACTGCAGGGAAATGTAGCCGCAGAAGTACAACACGCAAAGAAGCACCGCCCAGGCGTGGCGCATGTTACTCAGGCCGAGCATGGCCAGCGCGATGCCCGCCAGCCCGCACAGGACCGCGCCGCCGCCCGCGCTGAGCACCCGCGCGATGCGCCAGGTCGTCCGCGACATCGGGTCATGAAGCAGGCTTGGATATTCGTCCCGGCCCGGGCCTCTCAGGATGCGCAGTACCCCCGCATAGCCCCGCGCCAGCATGTCCGCCGGGAACGTGGCCGCCATCGCCAGGACGTACCGGTTGCCGGCCTTGGCCGCTTCCCGGCTGAGAAATGCTACGGGCGCGCCTGCATCGAGCGCGCGGCGCGCGTAACTCGACGTTGTCGCGTGTATGTAGCGGTCATCGCAGAGCGCAAGGTGTTGATACGAGGCCCGGCCGACGCCCAGGTGATCTTCGAGGCCCACTGCGAAACCGCCGATGATGTGGTGCGACGTGGTCGGGCCGAATTGCCGGATCGCGGTCAGGATCGGGAAAGAAGACAAGACAAGCACGCAAAGGAAAAGCCCGACCGCCGCCACACGCCAATAGTAACGCAGCGGGGCGGCAGACGGCGCGAGACACAGAATAACGAAGAGCGCCGGCGGGATGCTGGTGAGGATATCCTGACGGAATCCGAGTCCCACGCCGACCACCAGACCGAGCAGCACCGCGCTCCCCAGGAGTCGCGCGCGCGTCACGCCCCGTTTCACCATCAGTCCGAGCAAGCCGATAGCGGCAAAGGCAAAGAAGGCCCGGCTGTAATCGCGCAGGTTGGAAAGCGTGGCGAGCATGCCCGGCGAGAACATGCAGAGCAGTGTCGCCGCTGCGCTGATCCAGCGGTTCATCCCGAGGCGAAAGACGCCGTACAATGCCGCGGCCGTCGCGCAGAAGAACAGGAGCAACACCAGCCTGAATACGCCCCAGGAGACCCCGAACACGCGCCACGCCGCCCCGACAAGGTACAGCAGGTATTGATGGCACGCGTGAAAATCCGTGAGAGGTGCGGTTCCGACGGTGCGCATCGCTTCCGCGTCAAGGGCCCACTGCTCCTGCGTTACGAACGCGTGCAGCGGCGGGTATATCCCATCCGGGGCCCAAAGCCCCCGTCCCGACGCCCACAAGACCGCAGGCGACAAACAATAGGGGAATCGCCGCACGCCATGCAGGACGTCTGTGTAGCCGTAAAGAAAGACCGCGCCGCCGACCGCACAGAGGAGCATGACGCCGCAGAAGGCGCCATACCGCGCGACCCACGGCCGGAGAGTCCTTTGATGCATGGCCATCTCCCTCTTATGCGCCCAGCCTGCCATCGCCGCGCGCGAACGAACAGCGCCTTCCCCCGCCAACGGCATCAACCGGTCAAACCTCGAACCATCGGAACCGCAACTTGCCCCGCCCGCATCACATCAAAGGCAATGCACCGACGGACGCGACAGGGAGACCGCGATTTCTTTTCGCGATCACGCCACGGCGCAATCGGACTGCCTGACACGCTTCGAGGCCCGCCTGGAAGGGGCAAACTCGCTCAAAACCTCCTCGCTCCGCTATTAACAGCGTTGTGCGATCACGTTTATGCCGTGTCCGCCCCCCATCGCTCGAGACACAAAGTATACCAATGCGAGCGCCGCATTGACCAAAGGCCCGTGAACCAACTCACACACGCGAAATACACGCCAACTCAGCGGGTCGGGGCGCACGCTGACTATCGAGAAGCCCGATTCCTCGAGCAACATGCGCAATCCTTTCTCGCTGAAGAAGTATAGGTGCTCCGCGTGATAAATGGTCTGCACGGCGCGGGTATAGCGGCCCAGGGTCAACCGATAGCTCCAATCCGCCAAGCGAAAGAAAGGCGACGAAAGGGAGGGGGTGCGCAAGAACACAAGTCCCCCGGGTTTCAACAGCGCGTGAATGTCCCGTAGTCCCTTCGCGGCATCGTGAAAATGCTCGATCACGTCCATAAGGGTCGCAACGTCAAAAGCGCATTCCCCGAATTGCACCCGCGCGTCCGTCGTGTCGCCATGGCATACTCGCTCGGCGCCAAACTGTTCTCGGGCCACCGCGCAGGCTTCACTTGACACGTCGCAGCCGAACGCTTCAAAGCCGGCTCGGGTGAGTTCGGACATCATCAGCCCGGTGGAACACCCCACATCCAATACGCAACCTGCTTGACGGAATGCCTGCAGGTATCTTGCACGCTCCGCGAGTCGTTCACGATTCGCAGCCTCGTGGTCCGGCATGCCCGCGCCGCAGAAGTCCTGATATCCCTGGGCGTGAAGCAGCGCCGACTCTTCCTTGGACGGCGGCATCCTGAAGCGTATCCGCGACTCCGGGCATTCGTAAATGCGCACAACACGCGTGGGCACGCCGAACGCCGAGTACACGGGCTGCGCGGTCTCAAAATCATATATCGACCGGGGCGACACATGACGGAGCGATGGCACCGGGCTTCGTGGCTTCTGGCCGCCGGGTGCGTCTCCGGGTTCGGCAACCGGGGACGCCGCGTCATTCGGTTGGTCGGTCACGCCCACTCTGGTCTTCCTCGCTTGGATACGCCCCTCATCGGGAACCGTAAACCCCTCCGGTGCCGTCCAGCCGGCCCTCGAATACTTGACAAGGCTTGCCGGGAATGGCCAACTCGGGGCTCGCCTGCAACCGCGCAGAACACTGGTACATCCGCCAGACGTTGCGGCCCGGCCCACCGCGTAGGAGCGCGCGACGCGGCGGAACACACCGGAACGCGACGCCCTACCCCCAACGTCCGCGTATGCGCGCTTCTCTCCGCTTCCACGCACATAATATACACGCTTCGCGTATGAATGAATAGTGCGGCCGACCGCCAGGTCCCGAAAGAACCGGACATGGGTAGTTGCGCCATGATAGCCTGGTATTAGCGGGTGCGGGCTCGAAATGCCGGCCTTACGGTAGCCACGTTGGTTGTCCCCAGCCGA from Candidatus Hydrogenedentota bacterium includes the following:
- a CDS encoding class I SAM-dependent methyltransferase, whose amino-acid sequence is MTDQPNDAASPVAEPGDAPGGQKPRSPVPSLRHVSPRSIYDFETAQPVYSAFGVPTRVVRIYECPESRIRFRMPPSKEESALLHAQGYQDFCGAGMPDHEAANRERLAERARYLQAFRQAGCVLDVGCSTGLMMSELTRAGFEAFGCDVSSEACAVAREQFGAERVCHGDTTDARVQFGECAFDVATLMDVIEHFHDAAKGLRDIHALLKPGGLVFLRTPSLSSPFFRLADWSYRLTLGRYTRAVQTIYHAEHLYFFSEKGLRMLLEESGFSIVSVRPDPLSWRVFRVCELVHGPLVNAALALVYFVSRAMGGGHGINVIAQRC